A single window of Ornithorhynchus anatinus isolate Pmale09 chromosome 3, mOrnAna1.pri.v4, whole genome shotgun sequence DNA harbors:
- the EIF3M gene encoding eukaryotic translation initiation factor 3 subunit M, which yields MSVPAFIDITEEDQAAELRAYLKSKGAEISEENSEGGLHVDLAQIIEACDVCLKEDDKDVESVMNSVVSLLLILEPDKQEALIESLCEKLVKFREGERPSLRLQLLSNLFHGMDKNTPVRYTVYCSLIKVAASCGAIQYIPTELDQVRKWISDWNLSTEKKHTLLRLLYEALVDCKKSDTASKVMVELLGSYTEDNASQARVDAHRCIVRALKDPNAFLFDHLLALKPVKFLEGELIHDLLTIFVSAKLASYVKFYQNNKDFIDSLGLSHDQNMAKMRLLTFMGMAVENKEISFDTMQQELQIGTDDVEAFVIDAVRTKMVYSKIDQTQRKVVVSHSTHRTFGKQQWQQLYDTLNAWKQNLNQVKNSLLSLSDT from the exons ATGAGCGTCCCGGCCTTCATCGACATCACCGAGGAGGACCAG GCTGCAGAGCTCCGCGCTTACCTGAAATCTAAAGGAGCGGAGATCTCCGAAGAAAATTCGGAAGGTGGACTACACGTAGATTTAGCTCAAATTATCGAAGCTTGTGATGTGTGTCTAAAAGAGGATGATAAAG ATGTTGAGAGTGTGATGAACAGCGTAGTCTCTCTACTTTTGATCCTGGAGCCCGACAAGCAAGAGGCTTTGATTGAAAGCCTGTGTGAAAAGCTGGTTAAATTTCGGGAAGGAGAACGCCCATCTCTCAGGCTGCAGTT GCTGAGTAATCTATTCCATGGAATGGACAAGAATACCCCTGTACGTTACACCGTCTACTGCAGCCTTATTAAAGTGGCAGCATCTTGTGGCGCCATCCAGTACATTCCAACTGAACTGGATCAG GTTAGAAAATGGATTTCTGACTGGAATCTCAGCACAGAAAAGAAACATACTCTTCTGAGGCTGCTTTACGAAGCCCTTGTGGACTGCAAGAAGAG TGACACAGCTTCAAAGGTAATGGTGGAATTGCTAGGAAGCTACACCGAGGACAATGCATCTCAGGCGAGAGTCGATGCCCATAG GTGTATTGTTCGAGCATTGAAAGATCCAAATGCCTTCCTCTTTGACCATCTTCTTGCCTTAAAACCAGTCAAATTTTTGGAAGGAGAACTTATTCATGAT CTTTTAACCATTTTCGTGAGTGCAAAATTGGCCTCCTATGTCAAGTTTTACCAAAATAACAAAGACTTCATTGATTCCCTGG GCCTGTCACATGACCAGAATATGGCAAAAATGAGACTACTCACTTTTATGGGAATGGCAGTTGAAAATAAGGAAATTTCGTTTGATACAATGCAGCAGGAACTTCAAATTGGAACTGATGATGTTGAAGCATTTGTCATTGATG CTGTAAGAACAAAGATGGTATACAGCAAAATTGATCAGACTCAGAGAAAAGTAGTTGTCAG TCATAGCACACATCGGACATTTGGAAAGCAGCAGTGGCAACAACTTTATGATACACTCAACGCTTGGAAGCAAAACTTAAACCAAGTTAAAAACAGCCTCTTGAGTCTTTCTGATACATGA